The following proteins come from a genomic window of Mustela lutreola isolate mMusLut2 chromosome 6, mMusLut2.pri, whole genome shotgun sequence:
- the LOC131834396 gene encoding HLA class I histocompatibility antigen, alpha chain G-like isoform X6 yields MGPRALALLLSGALAVAETWAGSHYLRYFSTAVSRPGRGEPRYWEVGNVDDTQFARFDSDSASRRMEPRAPWVEQEGPEYWDQETRRVKHNAQAFQVSLNTLRGYYNQSEAGSHTFQWTSACDVGAHGRLLRGYQQWAYDGADYIALNEDLRSWTAADTAAQITRRKWEAAGQLRNPVSPRRQVETIPEIMTLAATLATVAFPLKALFSENIFGEPPNTHVTHHPISDHDVILRCWALGFYPVEITLTWQREGEDLTQDTELVETRPAGDGTFQKWAAVVVPSGEEQRYTCHVQHEGLSEPITLRWEPPLPIVLITWIIAGPALLVVTVVIGAVIWRKKCSGVSQDESVHRRIFAERYWDGQAFLHHDNKKDVAESQRLGAEAIRGPETWATETKGLRDPGEELRMSLEDLLALQAPRRAQEPTHHAPSSASTCGSKKVRPGSQGLPPVQRNWTPGCRTNLEKVWGQ; encoded by the exons ATGGGCCCCCGAGCCCTCGCATTGTTGCTGTCGGGGGCCTTGGCAGTGGCCGAGACCTGGGCGG GCTCCCACTACCTGAGGTATTTCTCCACCGCGGTGTCCCGGCCCGGCCGCGGGGAGCCCCGGTACTGGGAAGTCGGCAACGTGGACGACACGCAGTTCGCGCGGTTCGACAGCGACTCTGCCAGTCGGAGGATGGAGCCGCGGGCGCCGTGGGTGGAGCAGGAGGGGCCGGAGTATTGGGACCAGGAGACGCGGAGGGTCAAGCACAACGCGCAGGCTTTCCAAGTGAGCCTGAACACCCTGCGGGGCTACTACAACCAGAGCGAGGCCG ggtCTCACACTTTCCAGTGGACTTCTGCCTGCGACGTGGGGGCCCACGGGCGTCTCCTCCGCGGGTACCAGCAGTGGGCGTACGACGGCGCGGATTACATCGCCCTGAACGAGGACCTGCGTTCCTGGACCGCGGCGGACACGGCGGCGCAGATCACCCGCCGCAAGTGGGAGGCGGCGG GGCAATTGAGGAATCCAGTCTCTCCCAGGAGGCAGGTGGAGACCATTCCTGAAATAATGACCTTGGCAGCCACCTTGGCAACCGTGGCTTTCCCTCTCAAGGCCTTGTTCTCTGAGAACATCTTTGGAG aaccccccaacacacacgtGACCCACCACCCCATCTCTGACCATGATGTCATCCTGAGGTGCTGGGCCCTGGGCTTCTACCCTGTGGAGATCACCCTGACCTGGCAGCGTGAAGGAGAGGACCTGACCCAGGACACAGAGCTTGTGGAGACCAGGCCTGCAGGAGATGGGACCTTCCAGAAGTGGGCTGCCGTGGTGGTGCCttctggagaggagcagagatACACATGCCATGTGCAGCATGAGGGACTGTCTGAGCCCATTACCTTGAGATGGG AGCCTCCTCTTCCCATCGTCCTCATCACATGGATCATTGCTGGTCCGGCTCTCCTTGTGGTCACTGTGGTGATTGGAGCTGTGATCTGGAGGAAGAAGTGCTCAG GGGTGTCCCAGGATGAATCTGTGCATCGGAGAATTTTTGCTGAAAGATACTGGGATGGTCAGGCCTTCCTGCACCATGACAACAAGAAAGATGTGGCAGAGTCACAGAGATTAGGGGCCGAAGCAATCCGGGGACCTGAGACATGGGCAACAGAGACCAAGGGCTTGAGAGACCCCGGCGAGGAACTCAGAATGAGTCTGGAAGACCTCCTGGCCCTGCAGGCACCAAGAAGAG CCCAAGAACCCACCCATCATGCCCCCTCCTCAGCATCAACATGTGGATCCAAGAAAGTGaggcctggatcccagggtcttccACCAGTCCAAAGGAACTGGACCCCAGGGTGCAGAACAAACTTGGAGAAGGTCTGGGGTCAATGA
- the LOC131834396 gene encoding HLA class I histocompatibility antigen, alpha chain G-like isoform X7, whose protein sequence is MGPRALALLLSGALAVAETWAGSHYLRYFSTAVSRPGRGEPRYWEVGNVDDTQFARFDSDSASRRMEPRAPWVEQEGPEYWDQETRRVKHNAQAFQVSLNTLRGYYNQSEAGSHTFQWTSACDVGAHGRLLRGYQQWAYDGADYIALNEDLRSWTAADTAAQITRRKWEAAEPPNTHVTHHPISDHDVILRCWALGFYPVEITLTWQREGEDLTQDTELVETRPAGDGTFQKWAAVVVPSGEEQRYTCHVQHEGLSEPITLRWEPPLPIVLITWIIAGPALLVVTVVIGAVIWRKKCSGVSQDESVHRRIFAERYWDGQAFLHHDNKKDVAESQRLGAEAIRGPETWATETKGLRDPGEELRMSLEDLLALQAPRRAQEPTHHAPSSASTCGSKKVRPGSQGLPPVQRNWTPGCRTNLEKVWGQ, encoded by the exons ATGGGCCCCCGAGCCCTCGCATTGTTGCTGTCGGGGGCCTTGGCAGTGGCCGAGACCTGGGCGG GCTCCCACTACCTGAGGTATTTCTCCACCGCGGTGTCCCGGCCCGGCCGCGGGGAGCCCCGGTACTGGGAAGTCGGCAACGTGGACGACACGCAGTTCGCGCGGTTCGACAGCGACTCTGCCAGTCGGAGGATGGAGCCGCGGGCGCCGTGGGTGGAGCAGGAGGGGCCGGAGTATTGGGACCAGGAGACGCGGAGGGTCAAGCACAACGCGCAGGCTTTCCAAGTGAGCCTGAACACCCTGCGGGGCTACTACAACCAGAGCGAGGCCG ggtCTCACACTTTCCAGTGGACTTCTGCCTGCGACGTGGGGGCCCACGGGCGTCTCCTCCGCGGGTACCAGCAGTGGGCGTACGACGGCGCGGATTACATCGCCCTGAACGAGGACCTGCGTTCCTGGACCGCGGCGGACACGGCGGCGCAGATCACCCGCCGCAAGTGGGAGGCGGCGG aaccccccaacacacacgtGACCCACCACCCCATCTCTGACCATGATGTCATCCTGAGGTGCTGGGCCCTGGGCTTCTACCCTGTGGAGATCACCCTGACCTGGCAGCGTGAAGGAGAGGACCTGACCCAGGACACAGAGCTTGTGGAGACCAGGCCTGCAGGAGATGGGACCTTCCAGAAGTGGGCTGCCGTGGTGGTGCCttctggagaggagcagagatACACATGCCATGTGCAGCATGAGGGACTGTCTGAGCCCATTACCTTGAGATGGG AGCCTCCTCTTCCCATCGTCCTCATCACATGGATCATTGCTGGTCCGGCTCTCCTTGTGGTCACTGTGGTGATTGGAGCTGTGATCTGGAGGAAGAAGTGCTCAG GGGTGTCCCAGGATGAATCTGTGCATCGGAGAATTTTTGCTGAAAGATACTGGGATGGTCAGGCCTTCCTGCACCATGACAACAAGAAAGATGTGGCAGAGTCACAGAGATTAGGGGCCGAAGCAATCCGGGGACCTGAGACATGGGCAACAGAGACCAAGGGCTTGAGAGACCCCGGCGAGGAACTCAGAATGAGTCTGGAAGACCTCCTGGCCCTGCAGGCACCAAGAAGAG CCCAAGAACCCACCCATCATGCCCCCTCCTCAGCATCAACATGTGGATCCAAGAAAGTGaggcctggatcccagggtcttccACCAGTCCAAAGGAACTGGACCCCAGGGTGCAGAACAAACTTGGAGAAGGTCTGGGGTCAATGA